The segment CTGCCGGAGGAGGCATACACCAGCTCGCCGTTACGCTTGCGCGCGAGGCGGATGAGGTCGGACACGCTCTTCACCGGCAGGGACGGATGAACCACCAGCACCAGCGGCGAAGCCGCCACCCAGGTCACCGGCGCGAGGTCGCGCACCGGATCGAAGGTGATCTGCGGATAGATGCTCGGGTTGATCGCGATCGACGAACTGGTGAGCAACACGGTGTAGCCGTCGCCGGGCGATCGCACGACCAGTTCGGTGCCGATCGTGCTGCCGCCGCCGGCACGGTTGTCGACGACTACCGTCTGGCCGAACGATTCGGTCAGGCGCGACGAAACCACCCGCGCGATCATGTCGACCGGGCCGCCGGGAGCAAACGGAACGACCATCCGGATCGGCTTCGCGGGGAACGCCTGAGCCAATGCGGGCGGCGGCGGGACAAGGACGAGCACAAGTGCAAGCACGGCCCCTGCCCCTACCCTGGCGCAAGGCGCCGACGGGACGACCTCCGGGACGCAGCGCATCCGTCGCATGACTGGCTCCTCCTTCGTGCGGACACTCGCCTGCCATGGGTCGCAGGGGCATGGCCTGCGAGGGCGGCGGATCCGTCGTGCATGACTGTCGGGCGACGATACGCAATAACTTGACGCGCGTAAAGTCACTGGTACGATACCTGCAGACGACGTCAAACAAGGCGGGCGCGAGAGCCTGTCGATGCCGCCAGCGGCGGGTCCGCGCGACCCGGCGCCGCGTGGCAGCCCGCGATGCCGGGCGCGAAGGAGGAGCAACGATGCGTTCAACGACGCGCGCCGCGCGCGCGCTGGCCCTGGCCTCGGCCACCGTCGCGGCTGCGCTGTGCGCAGGCACCGTGGCGGCACAGGCCTGGCCGTCGAAGCCGATCCGGCTGGTGCTGCCGTTCCCGCCGGGCGCGCCGAGCGACCTGGTCGGCCGGCTGGTCGGGCAGAAGATGGGGGAGTTCCTCGGCGTGGGGGTGGTCCCCGACAACCGCGTCGGCGCCGGCGGCACGCTCGCGCTGAACATCGTCGCCAAGTCCCCGGCGGACGGCTACACCATCCTGATCACCTCGCCGACGATCTCGCTCAGCCCGCACCTGTACGCGAAGCTGCCGTTCGACCCGATCCGCGACTTCGTGCCGGTGGCCCGCCTGGCCACGATCGAGAACGTGATGCTGGTCAACCCGCGGGTACCGGCACGCACGCTCAAGGAGTTCATCACGCTGGCGCGCAACAACCCGGGCAAGCTCAACTACGGCTCTGGCGGTGGCGGTACGACCAACCATCTCGCGAACGAGCTGCTGCGCACGCTCGAGAAGATCGAGATGGTGCACGTGCCTTACAAGGGCGCGACCCAGGCCACGATGGCTGCGGTCACCGGCGAGGTCGACCAGGTCATCGTGTCGGTCGCCTCGGTACTGCCGCTGATCAACGAGAAGAAGGTCCGGCCGCTCGTCGTGCTGTCCGAGTCGCGGGTGTCGACCGTCCCCGACGTGCCGACCTCGAAGGAAGCCGGCTATCCGAAGCTGCTGATGTCGATCTGGTACGGCCTCTATGCCCCGGCCGGCACGCCACAGGACGTCGTGGCGCGGCTCAACCGCGAGGCGCTGCGCGCACTGGAGTCGCCCGATCTCAGGACGCGCGGAGCGGCGATGGGTATCGATCCCTGGCCGGGCTCGCCGGAACAGCTCGACCAGCTGACGCGCTCCGAGATGGCGCGCTACGGCATGATCATCAAGAGCGCGGGCATCAAGCCGGAGTAGCGGCAGCCCGCTTGCGCGGCGCGGCCCTGGCCGCGACCTTCGCAGGCGCTACGGTCTTGCGGGCCGTGGCACCCGCCTTGCGCGCGGGTCCGGCCGCGTTGCGCTTCGGCTTTGCCGGTGCGGCTTCGGGCGCCAGGATGCGCCGGCCGATCCAGCGCAGGCATTCCTGCCAGTCTTTCTGGAAGCCGGCCCCGGTCGCGGCCCGGCCGGTCACCAGCAGCGTGATCTGCGGGAAAGCGATCGGATAGGTGGCCAGCGACAGGATCGCGAGTTGCAGCATGCGGTGGTCGACATCGCCGGGCAGGCTGCCGTCGGCCTGCAACTGCTGCAGGGCCTTGCCATAGTCCGCGATGCGCTTCTGCCGCCCTGCACGCCCGGGCACCCGGCGCGCCTGACCACTGGCCGCCTCCCAGGTGAGGAAGCGGATGTAATCGAGGTCGTCGACCCGCTTCGCGAAGCGCTCGGCGATCAGGTCGCGCGGGTCGTCCGGCATCGGCTCTTCCCAGGTCATGCCCGGGCGGAAACGCAGGTCGTGCACTTCGCGGAACAGCGCTTCCTTGCTGCCGAAGTGGTGGTTGATCAGCTGCTTGCTCACGCCGGCGCGGCGCGCCACGCCCGCGGTGGTCGCGCCGTCGAAGCCCTTCTCGCAGAACTCCTCGGCGGCCGCCGCAAGCACGGCCTCCCGGGTTCTAGCACTGTCCCTGATCTTGCCCATCATGGGGCGCAGGTTAGCGCAAGTCGGGGCCTGCGCCAAACATCCGCTAACTTGACGACAGTAAAGTAGCCGCATACGATCGGCTGATCGGAGCCTCGAGAGGCGCCTGCCAGGCGCCCCGGCCCGGAGGAGACACGGATGGGACCCGGATGACCGAAACCGCGCAGGCCATGCGTGACAGGACTGCCGTCAGCGGCGTCGGACTGCTGCTCGGCAAGTACCCGGAGCGAACCTCGCTGTCGCTGGCGGTCGAGGCCTACGACATCGCGCTCGCCGATGCCGGCCTTGAACGCAAGGATGTCGACGGCATCATCCAGCTGTCCTACGGCTACGACTACGACCGCTTCCTCGAGGCGGTCGGTGCCGACGTGCGCTATGCCTACCAGGGGTGGAGCCACGGCCGCTTCGTCGCGCCGATGCTGCAGCATGCCGCGATGGCCGTGGCCACCGGCATGGCGAAGGCGGTGGCGATCGTGCACGGCCGCCGCAGCAAGGCCTACGGACAGACCGCCGACCACGAGATGTGGCGGCAGGGCCTGGGTCCGCACGGCGAGTCGCCGGCCTATGGCGCGCTCGGCCCGGCCTTCGGCGCTGCGATCGCCGCGCAGCGCTACTTCCACCTGTACGGCGGCAGCAACGAAGACCTCGCGCCGATCGCGATGGCCTTCCGCAAGCATGCCCAGCTCAACCCGATCGCGGTACGCAAGGACCCGATGAGCCGCGACGACTACCTGAAGTCGCGCTGGATCATCGAGCCACTGCGGCTGTTCGACTGCTGCCAGAACAACGATGGCGGCGCCTGCATCATCGTCACCTCGGCCGAGCGCGCGCGCGACCTGCGCAAGCCGCCGGTCTACATCTCCGGCATGCAGGGCGTGCACGCCGGACGGCAGCTGCACAACCTCACGCTGCCGGGGCTGGGCGTCGCCCAGCAGGATGTCTTCCCCTACCGGCCGACGCGCGAAGACCTTTACGCGTACGAGATGGCCGGCGTCACCCAGAAAGACATCGACGCGCTGATCACCTACGACGCCTTCTCGCCGCTGGTGCTGTTTGCGCTCGAGCGCTTCGGCTTCTGCGGTCCGGGCGAGGCGCGCGAGTTCGTGAAGGACGGCCGCATCGAGCTCGGTGGCGAGCTGCCGATCAACACCGGAGGCGGGCTGCTGTCCGAGGGCCACATGATCGGCTGGAACCTGTTCATCGAGGCGGTGCGCCAGCTTCGCCACGAATGCGGGCCGCGCCAGGTGAAGGATGCGCAGGTGATCCAGTACGGCAGCTTCCTGGGCGAATCGGTGATCTTCCGGAGATGAGCATGAAGCCCGCATACAAGATGCTCGACGAGCAGACCGGCCGCTACCTGCCGTTCGTCTACCCGGAAGAACTGCCGTTCTGGGAAGCCGCACGCCGCCATGAACTGGTGCTGCAGCGCTGCGGCGGCTGCGGACGCGCGTGGTATCCGATCGGCCCCGCCTGCCCGCACTGCTTCTCGACGAAGTGGGACTGGAGCCGGATGAGCGGCCGCGGCACCCTGCACAACTACGTCGTCTATCACAAGGCCTGGACGCCGTACTTCGAGAGCCGGGTGCCGTACGCGGTGGTCCAGGTCGAGCTCGAAGAGGGGCCCCGCCTCACCACGAACCTGCTCGGCTGCGCGTTGTCCGACATCCGCATCGGGATGCCGGTCGAGGTCGATTACGAAGAGATCCCCGGCGACATCACGCTGGTACAGTTCCGCCCGGCGAAGGAGCAGGCATGAGCAGCACGGCAGGCAGTGGTCCACTCCTCGACGCGGACTCCCCCGAGACCGTCCGCCTGACCCCGGAGGAAGCGAGCGCGATCGGCATCAAGGCGCTCGGGCGCATCGGCTACGAGCCGGCTGATGCGAAGATCATCGTCGACCAGCTGGTCGACAACTCGCTGTGCGGCTACCGCTTCGCCGGCCTGCCGCGCATCATGGCAATCGCCGGCGACGAGAAGGCGCGCCACGGCCGCAAGCCGATCACCACCGTGCGCGAGACGCCGGTATCGGCGCTGCTCGACGGCGGCAACGAGATCGGCTACATCGTCGCCTACCGCGCGGCCGAGGTCGCGATCGCCAAGGCGCGCACCAGCGGCATCGCCTGCGTGGGTGCGTACAACAGCTACTACAGCGGCCGCAACGCCTACTTCGTCGAGAAGGTCGCGCGCGAAGGCCTGGTCGCGATCCACATCGCCAGCGCCAAGCCGCGCGTGCTGCCGGTCGGCGGTGCGCGCCCGGCGCTCGGTACCAACCCGCTGTGCTTCGGCTTCCCGTCGAAGGAAGGCCCTGTGATCTTCGACATGGGCACGGCCGCGCTGATGTGGGGCGACGTGCTGCTGCATGCGCACCTCGGGCAGCCGCTGCCCGAAGGCATCGGCTTCGATGCCGATGGACGCGCGACCACCGACGCGCGCGAGACCCTCAAGGGCGGCGTGGTTCCGTTCGGCGGCCACAAGGGTTACGGCCTGTCGTTCGCGGTCCAGGCCATGGGCCTGCTGGCCGGCGCGACGTTCGCGCGCGGCGAGGTGCAGGACTACGGCTTCCTGTTCTGGGTGGTCGACCCGGCCATCATGTTCACCGAACCGGACTTCGAGACGCAGATGTCGGAACTGGTGCGAAAGATCAAGGCCACGCCGAAGCAGCCCGGGGTCGACGAGATCCGCATCCCGTCCGAGCGTGCCCGCCGCGAGCGCGAGCGGCGCCGGGTCGAAGGCATCGTCGTCGAGCGCAAGGTCATCGAGGCGCTCGAGGCGCTGTGAGCGCGCCGCTCCAGTCCCGGTCATGCTCGTGAGCGGCCCCGCCCGGAGTGCAGGGCCGCTGGCCGGCCTGCGCGTGATGGACGTGAGCATCATGGCCGCGGGACCGTGGACCGGGGCCCTGCTCGGCATGCTCGGTGCCGAGGTGATCAAGGTCGAGCCGCCGGCCGGCGACGGTACCCGATGGGTGATGCCGACCCAGCGCGGGATGGGCACCAACTACCTGTCGATGAACGTGAACAAGAAGGGCGTGGTCATCGACCTGAAGACGCCCGAGGGCCGGGCGCAGGGCATGGAGCTGCTCGGCACCTGCGACGTGTTCGTGCAGAACTTCCGTGGCGGGGTGATCGAGCGGCTGGGCTTGGGCTACGACGTGGTGCGCGCGGCCAACCCACGTCTGGTCTACTGCGCGATCTCCGGCTTCGGCGAGACCGGGCCGCTGGCGAAAGCAGGCTGTGCCGATCCGATCATGCAGGCGTTCTCCGGCTTCGCGCGCGCCAACGGCGCACCGGGCGATCCGGTCGAGGCCTTCCGCTTCACCGGCTTCCTCGACCTCACCACCGCCTCGGTGGCGACGATGTCGATCCTCGCGGCCCTGCTGGATCGCGACCGCACCGGCCTGGGCCAGAAGGTCGAGGTATCGATGCTCGAGGCCGCACTCGAGATCCAGGGCACGCGCCTCGCCGAACTGCTGGGTGCCGGTCTGCGTCCCGTGCCGATGGGCAGTGCGAACCCGTCGTTCGCGCCCGACCGGGCCTACGCAACCCTCGACCATGAACTGTTCGTTTCGGTGCAGCGCCCGGCCGCGTGGAGCGCGTTCTGCAAGGCGATCGGCCAGGACGCGCTCGCCGGCGACCCGCGCTTCGCGGACAACGCGGCCCGGGTCGCCCATCGCGACGCGCTCGATGCGCTGCTCGAACCGGTGCTGCGCGGCCGGCCCGCGATCTGGTGGCTGCGCGTGCTGCAACGGGCCGGCGTGCCGTGCGGGCTGGCGCATTTCTTCGAGACGTTCCGCCACCACGCGCAGGTCGTCGCCAACGGCATGATCGCCGAAGTCGATACCGGCGACTGGGGCGTGCTGTCGGTTGCGGGGCCGCCGTGGCACTTCTCCGACACGCCGGCACAGGTGACGCGGGCACCGAAGCCGGCCGAGCACATGGACGAGGTCTTCGGTCGCGATGCGATGGCGTTGGCCACGGCTGCGGCGGCGCGCTCGAGCGGCGACGCGATGGCCCCGCAGGCCAGCGCCGGCGTTCCGGATGACGCGCCACTGCCACTCGCAGGCATGCAGGTGGTCGAGCTGGCCGAAGGCATCGCCGGTCCGCTCGCCGGGCTGCGGCTGGTGGAACTGGGCGCGACGGTGACCCGCGTCGAGTGGCCCGGCGGCGACTACCTGCGGACCGCGCAGCCCCAGGTGCCGGCAACCGCCTGCAGCGCACTGTTCAGCGACCTGAACCGCGGCAAGGCGCTGGTGCGGCTGAGCGGCGTTCCGGATGCGGATCGGGCAACGGTGGCGGGGCTGCTGGCCGCGAGCGATGTGGTCGTGTTCGATGGCAACGATCCGCGCCTCGCCGGGCTTGGCCTGGACTGCCTCGTCGCTCAGGTGCAGCCACCCCTGTTGCCGCGGCTGGTGCGCGCGAGCGTGTCCGCGTTCGGCAGGCAGGGCCCTCTGGCCGCACTGCCGGGCTCAGAACTCGTCGCGCAGGCAATGGCCGGCTACACGCGCTACCTGGGGCAGCATGGCGGGCCGGCACGCCGCCTCGGCGCGGACGTCGCATCGGTCGGCACCGGGCTGTTCCTGGCACAGGGCATCCTGGCCGCGCTGCTCGAACGCAGCCGCAGCGGCTTCGGCCAGCGGGTCGACGTGTCGCTGCTCAATTCGCTGGTGTCGATGAAGAGCATCCACCTCGCGGCGCAGACCGATCCCGATGTCTACGCGGGACCGAGGGTCGGCGGCGCGAACTATCCCCCGGAGCGCGGGTGGGCGACCGCCGACGAACCGATCTTCTTCGCGTTCGGCGGTTCGGTCGGTGCCGAAGGCCGGGCAGGCTGGTCCGACTTCGTGGCCGAGCTCGGTTGCGGCTGGATGTGCGAAGACCCGCGCTTCGACCGCAACGGCCGGAACTCCACCGGCCATGGCGTCGACGTGAACGCGCTGCGGCCGCTGTATGAGGCGGTATTCCAGAACCATCGGGCCTCCGACCTTGTCGCGTTGATCCGCAAGCACAGCGGCAATGCCGCGGTGTACCAGCGCGCCGACGAGACGATCGCGCATCCGCAGGTCGCCAGCCTGGGCCTGCTGCGCGAGGCCGGGTCTGCGCACGATCAGGCGCAGGTTCGCACGAAGGTGCGTTCATTTCCCGCGCGCTTCTCGCGATTGCAGCCGGCGGTACCGGGCTGGACAATCGCCGATGCCGGAACCTCCGGCGATCTACCCTGAAAGGTACACCCCGATGAGCGGTCCCGACCTGCCCGCCCGGCTGCTGCCGGTTGCCGATCCCGCCGCGAGCGTCGATGCCGACCTGCTCTCGCGCATCCAGGCGCAGCGCGGCCGCGTGTCCGCGCTGTACGGGACGTTGCTGCACAGCCCGCCGATCGCGGACGGCTGGCTGCATTTCCTCACCGCGGTGCGCCGAGAATCCACCCTCCCGGCGGCCTTGCGCGAGATGGTCATCCTGCGCGTGGCCGTGCTCAACGGCGCGCCCTACGAGTTCGAGGCGCACCGCCACCATGCCGAGCAGGCCGGGCTCAGCAGCGTGCAGATCGACGCGCTGGCGAGCGGCGCGGTGCAGGGCCACTTCGATGCGACCGCGATGGCGGTGATCGCCTACACCGATGCGATGACACGCAGCATCGACGTACCCGACCCTGTCTACGCAGCGGTGCGGGACGCATTCGACGACCGTGAACTGGTCGAGCTGACCGCCACCGTCGGCGCATACAACCTGGTGTCGCGCTTCCTCGTGGCGCTGCGCGTCGGCGCCAGGGGTGCGCAGCCTTCGGCATGAAGGTCATCGACGCCCAGGTACATGTCTGGGGCGCCGATACGCCCGCGCGCCCGTGGCCTGGCGGCGGCAACCCGAAGCCGCATCGGGCCGAGCCCTGGACCGCTGCCGAGCTGATTGCCGGGATGGATGCCGCCGGCATCGACGCCGCGGTGATCGTGCCGCCGGGCTGGGAAGGCGAGCGCAACGACCTCGCGCTGGCGGCGGCAGCCGACTACCCCGGCCGCTTCGCGGTGATGGGCCGGTTCGATCCGCTGCTCGGCAACCCGTTCGAAGCGTTCGAACGCTGGCGCGACCAGCCAGGCATGCTCGGCGTACGTTTCACGTTCCATTCGGCGCGCGGCGGCGCGCTGCTGCTGGAGCCGGCGATGGCGAGCGTATGGGCGGCAGCTGAACGGCATGCGATACCGCTGATGATCCGGGCGCTGCCGCCGATGCTGCCGGTGGTCGCCGACATCGCCAGCCGCCATCCAGGCCTGCAGCTGGCGCTCGACCACCTGGCCATCCCGCAGGGCGCGACCGATGACGCCGCCTTCGCACACCTGCCGGGCCTGCTGGCGCTGGCACGCCATCCGAACATCGCGGTGAAGGCGACCTGCATGCCGGCCTACGCCACCGACCCGTTCCCGCATCGCGGCCTGCACGCGCCGCTGCGCGCGATCGTCGACGCCTACGGTCCCGAGCGCGTGTTCTGGGGTTCGGATGTCTCCCGGCTGCCCGGCGGCTACCGCGACAGCGTGCTGCAGTGGACGGCGCACATGCCGTGGCTCGACGGCGCGTCCGTCGAGGCCATCATGGGCGGTGCACTGGCCCGGTGGCTGCGCTGGCCCGGGCATGCCGGCGCAAGCTGATCCACAATACCGGCCTGTCCGTACGATATCCCGGAGGCAACCGATGATCACCGTCACTCCCAGCGGCGCCGCGCTCGGCGCACGCATCACCGGCGTGGACCTGTCGAAGCCGGTGGATGCGGCGACCTTCAAGGCCATCGAGGATGCGCTGCACGAGCATGAAGTCGTCGTGTTTCCGGGACAGGTGCTGACGCCCGAGCAGCACATCGCGTTCAGCCGGCAGTTCGGGGAACTCGAACACCATCTGCGGCAGGACCGCTGCCGCCCCGGCTACCCCGAACTGTTCGTGGTGTCGAACATCATCGAGAACGGCAAGCCGATCGGCAGCACCGACGCCGGGTTCTTCTGGCATTCCGATCTCTGCTACGCGGCCGAACCGAGCCGGGGTTCGCTGTTCTATGCGCACGAGATCCCGATGCAGGATGGCCAGCCGAAGGGCGATACGCTGTTCGCCAGCATGACCGCCGCATACGACGCGCTGCCGGACGAGACGAAGCGCACGCTGCAAGACCGCAAGGCGGTCAACTCGTACTTTGCCGGCTACACGCGCGAGCGCAAGGGCGCGCCGCGCGCGGCACTGACCGCCGAGCAGCGCGCGAAGGTGCCGGACATGCTGCACCCGGCGGTACGCACCCATCCCGCGACGGGCAGCAAGTGCCTGTTCGTGTGCGAGGCCTATACGACGGAGCTCGTCGGGCTCGAGGCCGAGGAGAGCAGCAGCCTGCTCGCGAAGCTGTTCGAGCACCTCAAGGAAGACCGCTTCGTCTACCGCCACCGCTGGGCGCCGGGCGACTTCCTGATCTGGGACAACTGTGCGACCCAGCATCGCGCCGTGATCGACTACGAGTTGCCGCTGCGGCGGCGGATGGAACGCACCACCCTGAGGGGCTCGGTACCCTTCTAGCCGCGCGCGAGGTCGGTCGAGTCGTCGCGCGACTCGACCAGGTCCACCACGCCGCGCAGGCCCAGGACCTCGGCGATGCGGCGGATCGTCGACGTCCTTCACCGCTTGCGCAGGACCTGCCGCCCGGCAGCGATCTCGGGCGACGCCCCGTCATGGACTGCGCCGTGGCCTGGCCTGTTGCAAAAATGCCTCCACGGCTGGTTCGGCACTGCGAGCAGAGCGGGGATGGCCCGCTCCTAGGGAGAACTCGCTCTGCTGCCGCAGCTTCTGGGCCGGGAGTCGCCTTAATGACTTCGGTGTCATATATATCTGACACGACAAATAGTAAAGATCAAGTGACATTGTCGCATGTGCGTAGTAAGTTCTAGTCGGGCACAGGTCTGTTGCCAGCATGGCTCCGGATTGCCCGCGTGCGGCTCGCCGCACGAAATCAACTGTCTTAAGGAGATCGCACGATGGACGACCCAAATAAAGTGTGGCCGACGGGGCTGACTGTTGGGGAATCGGAAGAGCTGCACCGGAACATCATCCAGGGCACGCAGATTTTCGGGATGATCGCCGCGCTGGCGCACCTGCTGGCGTACATCTATTCCCCCTGGCTCAAGTAATCGGAGGCATACGAAATGATCTATGGAAAACTGTGGCTCGTAGTGAAGCCGTCCGTGGGTGTGCCGCTGTTCCTGGGCGCATGTGCGATCGGTTCCTTCGCAGTGCACTACGCACTGCTCACGAACACCACCTGGGTGAAGGCCTTTCTGAACGGCAACACCAAGACGGTGGTGGCGGAGGGCTCCGCAGCTGGCGCTCCTGCCGCGCCGACAGCGAAGAAGTAGCTGTCGCGTCGACTGCGCGGTGACCGGGTAGCCGTTGTTCCCGGTCCCGCGCGTCCTGCAACCGCCGGCCCAGGCTGGCCGTTGCGCCCGATTTCCTGCACACCCCCCGTGAAGC is part of the Rhodocyclaceae bacterium genome and harbors:
- a CDS encoding tripartite tricarboxylate transporter substrate binding protein, with the translated sequence MRCVPEVVPSAPCARVGAGAVLALVLVLVPPPPALAQAFPAKPIRMVVPFAPGGPVDMIARVVSSRLTESFGQTVVVDNRAGGGSTIGTELVVRSPGDGYTVLLTSSSIAINPSIYPQITFDPVRDLAPVTWVAASPLVLVVHPSLPVKSVSDLIRLARKRNGELVYASSGSGSAPHLAGELFASMVGVKLVHVPYKGAGPATGDLLAGHVQVMFNNMLNAVPNVQSGKLRALGVTSAQRSPALPDVPAIAEAGVPGYEATTWYAYFAPGGTPRALADRHHREMAAVLKQREVQGRLSAQGVDPVGAGPDELARHLDIEIRKWAKVVKASGARAE
- a CDS encoding tripartite tricarboxylate transporter substrate binding protein; protein product: MRSTTRAARALALASATVAAALCAGTVAAQAWPSKPIRLVLPFPPGAPSDLVGRLVGQKMGEFLGVGVVPDNRVGAGGTLALNIVAKSPADGYTILITSPTISLSPHLYAKLPFDPIRDFVPVARLATIENVMLVNPRVPARTLKEFITLARNNPGKLNYGSGGGGTTNHLANELLRTLEKIEMVHVPYKGATQATMAAVTGEVDQVIVSVASVLPLINEKKVRPLVVLSESRVSTVPDVPTSKEAGYPKLLMSIWYGLYAPAGTPQDVVARLNREALRALESPDLRTRGAAMGIDPWPGSPEQLDQLTRSEMARYGMIIKSAGIKPE
- a CDS encoding TetR/AcrR family transcriptional regulator — translated: MGKIRDSARTREAVLAAAAEEFCEKGFDGATTAGVARRAGVSKQLINHHFGSKEALFREVHDLRFRPGMTWEEPMPDDPRDLIAERFAKRVDDLDYIRFLTWEAASGQARRVPGRAGRQKRIADYGKALQQLQADGSLPGDVDHRMLQLAILSLATYPIAFPQITLLVTGRAATGAGFQKDWQECLRWIGRRILAPEAAPAKPKRNAAGPARKAGATARKTVAPAKVAARAAPRKRAAATPA
- a CDS encoding OB-fold domain-containing protein, translated to MLDEQTGRYLPFVYPEELPFWEAARRHELVLQRCGGCGRAWYPIGPACPHCFSTKWDWSRMSGRGTLHNYVVYHKAWTPYFESRVPYAVVQVELEEGPRLTTNLLGCALSDIRIGMPVEVDYEEIPGDITLVQFRPAKEQA
- a CDS encoding Ldh family oxidoreductase, whose product is MSSTAGSGPLLDADSPETVRLTPEEASAIGIKALGRIGYEPADAKIIVDQLVDNSLCGYRFAGLPRIMAIAGDEKARHGRKPITTVRETPVSALLDGGNEIGYIVAYRAAEVAIAKARTSGIACVGAYNSYYSGRNAYFVEKVAREGLVAIHIASAKPRVLPVGGARPALGTNPLCFGFPSKEGPVIFDMGTAALMWGDVLLHAHLGQPLPEGIGFDADGRATTDARETLKGGVVPFGGHKGYGLSFAVQAMGLLAGATFARGEVQDYGFLFWVVDPAIMFTEPDFETQMSELVRKIKATPKQPGVDEIRIPSERARRERERRRVEGIVVERKVIEALEAL
- a CDS encoding CoA transferase gives rise to the protein MSGPARSAGPLAGLRVMDVSIMAAGPWTGALLGMLGAEVIKVEPPAGDGTRWVMPTQRGMGTNYLSMNVNKKGVVIDLKTPEGRAQGMELLGTCDVFVQNFRGGVIERLGLGYDVVRAANPRLVYCAISGFGETGPLAKAGCADPIMQAFSGFARANGAPGDPVEAFRFTGFLDLTTASVATMSILAALLDRDRTGLGQKVEVSMLEAALEIQGTRLAELLGAGLRPVPMGSANPSFAPDRAYATLDHELFVSVQRPAAWSAFCKAIGQDALAGDPRFADNAARVAHRDALDALLEPVLRGRPAIWWLRVLQRAGVPCGLAHFFETFRHHAQVVANGMIAEVDTGDWGVLSVAGPPWHFSDTPAQVTRAPKPAEHMDEVFGRDAMALATAAAARSSGDAMAPQASAGVPDDAPLPLAGMQVVELAEGIAGPLAGLRLVELGATVTRVEWPGGDYLRTAQPQVPATACSALFSDLNRGKALVRLSGVPDADRATVAGLLAASDVVVFDGNDPRLAGLGLDCLVAQVQPPLLPRLVRASVSAFGRQGPLAALPGSELVAQAMAGYTRYLGQHGGPARRLGADVASVGTGLFLAQGILAALLERSRSGFGQRVDVSLLNSLVSMKSIHLAAQTDPDVYAGPRVGGANYPPERGWATADEPIFFAFGGSVGAEGRAGWSDFVAELGCGWMCEDPRFDRNGRNSTGHGVDVNALRPLYEAVFQNHRASDLVALIRKHSGNAAVYQRADETIAHPQVASLGLLREAGSAHDQAQVRTKVRSFPARFSRLQPAVPGWTIADAGTSGDLP
- a CDS encoding carboxymuconolactone decarboxylase family protein encodes the protein MSGPDLPARLLPVADPAASVDADLLSRIQAQRGRVSALYGTLLHSPPIADGWLHFLTAVRRESTLPAALREMVILRVAVLNGAPYEFEAHRHHAEQAGLSSVQIDALASGAVQGHFDATAMAVIAYTDAMTRSIDVPDPVYAAVRDAFDDRELVELTATVGAYNLVSRFLVALRVGARGAQPSA
- a CDS encoding amidohydrolase family protein translates to MKVIDAQVHVWGADTPARPWPGGGNPKPHRAEPWTAAELIAGMDAAGIDAAVIVPPGWEGERNDLALAAAADYPGRFAVMGRFDPLLGNPFEAFERWRDQPGMLGVRFTFHSARGGALLLEPAMASVWAAAERHAIPLMIRALPPMLPVVADIASRHPGLQLALDHLAIPQGATDDAAFAHLPGLLALARHPNIAVKATCMPAYATDPFPHRGLHAPLRAIVDAYGPERVFWGSDVSRLPGGYRDSVLQWTAHMPWLDGASVEAIMGGALARWLRWPGHAGAS
- a CDS encoding TauD/TfdA family dioxygenase encodes the protein MITVTPSGAALGARITGVDLSKPVDAATFKAIEDALHEHEVVVFPGQVLTPEQHIAFSRQFGELEHHLRQDRCRPGYPELFVVSNIIENGKPIGSTDAGFFWHSDLCYAAEPSRGSLFYAHEIPMQDGQPKGDTLFASMTAAYDALPDETKRTLQDRKAVNSYFAGYTRERKGAPRAALTAEQRAKVPDMLHPAVRTHPATGSKCLFVCEAYTTELVGLEAEESSSLLAKLFEHLKEDRFVYRHRWAPGDFLIWDNCATQHRAVIDYELPLRRRMERTTLRGSVPF
- a CDS encoding light-harvesting protein, whose protein sequence is MDDPNKVWPTGLTVGESEELHRNIIQGTQIFGMIAALAHLLAYIYSPWLK
- a CDS encoding light-harvesting protein, with the protein product MIYGKLWLVVKPSVGVPLFLGACAIGSFAVHYALLTNTTWVKAFLNGNTKTVVAEGSAAGAPAAPTAKK